A part of Streptomyces sp. NBC_01210 genomic DNA contains:
- a CDS encoding acyl-CoA dehydrogenase family protein, whose product MSAPSKLPPFDAGDPLGLDDLLDPEDLAIRDTVRAWAADRVLPYIADWYESGELPAVRELARELGSIGALGMSLKGYGCAGATAVQYGLACLELEAADSGIRSLVSVQGSLAMYAIHRFGSEEQKQRWLPGMAAGEIIGCFGLTEPDHGSDPAGMRTFAKRDGGDWVLTGRKMWITNGSVAGVAVVWAQTDEGIRGFVVPTDAAGFSAPEIKHKWSLRASVTSELVLDEVRLPADAVLPEVTGLKGPLSCLSHARYGIVWGSMGAARSSFEAAVEYAKTREQFGRPIGGFQLTQAKLADMAVELHKGILLAHHLGRRMDAGKLRPEQVSFGKLNNVREAIEICRTSRTILGANGISLEYPVMRHATNLESVLTYEGTVEMHQLVLGKALTGLDAFR is encoded by the coding sequence ATGTCCGCACCCTCGAAGCTGCCGCCCTTCGACGCCGGCGACCCCCTCGGTCTCGACGATCTGCTCGACCCCGAGGACCTGGCGATCCGCGACACGGTCCGCGCCTGGGCCGCCGACCGCGTCCTGCCGTACATCGCCGACTGGTACGAGAGCGGAGAGCTCCCCGCCGTCCGCGAACTGGCCCGCGAGCTCGGCTCGATCGGCGCGCTCGGCATGTCGCTGAAGGGATACGGCTGCGCGGGCGCCACCGCCGTCCAGTACGGACTGGCCTGCCTGGAGCTCGAGGCCGCCGACTCCGGCATCCGCTCCCTCGTCTCCGTACAGGGCTCGCTCGCCATGTACGCGATCCACCGCTTCGGCTCCGAGGAGCAGAAGCAGCGGTGGCTGCCCGGCATGGCAGCCGGCGAGATCATCGGCTGCTTCGGCCTGACCGAGCCCGACCACGGCTCCGACCCGGCCGGTATGCGCACCTTCGCCAAGCGCGACGGCGGCGACTGGGTGCTCACCGGCCGCAAGATGTGGATCACCAATGGCTCGGTGGCCGGCGTCGCTGTGGTGTGGGCGCAGACCGACGAAGGCATTCGCGGGTTCGTCGTACCGACCGACGCCGCAGGCTTCTCCGCGCCCGAGATCAAGCACAAGTGGTCCCTGCGCGCGAGCGTCACCAGCGAACTCGTCCTCGACGAGGTGCGGTTGCCGGCCGACGCCGTACTGCCGGAAGTCACCGGTCTGAAGGGTCCGCTGAGCTGTCTGTCGCACGCGCGCTACGGCATCGTCTGGGGCTCGATGGGCGCCGCGCGGTCCAGCTTCGAGGCGGCTGTTGAGTACGCGAAGACTCGCGAGCAGTTCGGCAGGCCGATCGGCGGCTTCCAGCTCACCCAGGCCAAGCTCGCCGACATGGCCGTCGAACTGCACAAGGGGATCCTGCTCGCGCACCATCTGGGCCGCCGCATGGACGCCGGGAAGCTCCGCCCCGAACAGGTCAGCTTCGGGAAGCTCAACAATGTGCGGGAGGCGATCGAGATCTGCCGCACCTCGCGCACCATCCTCGGTGCGAACGGGATTTCGCTGGAGTACCCCGTGATGCGTCATGCGACAAACCTCGAGTCGGTGCTCACCTACGAGGGCACCGTCGAGATGCACCAGCTGGTGCTGGGCAAGGCACTCACCGGCCTGGACGCCTTCCGGTAG
- a CDS encoding phosphatase PAP2 family protein, with protein MRTDIFARLDREPEPPKIEIPRMSRTRLALFGGTLVFYLAIVVAVLAPTWLVIIDWKVMLFRPYQQWPELHAFLDYFVVLGQRGPTAVMVAAWLGWRSWRQHTLRPLLALGASLLLLNATVGAVKIGLGRLGPHYATQIGSAELFAGGDIFPSGHTANAVVTWGILAYLATTPRARRYLSAVSAVVSLGVGLTTVYLGTHWLSDVLLGWAAGLLILLALPWCEPLIGRAEAWILSLREQWRARRRLAPSLPVAAGGPRPSMFPQRGAGQDEGQSREPVAAGGGTRPPSSSRTTTQLTQPRSHAVRSERMPITPSGSRRPPTSRPATGG; from the coding sequence GTGCGTACCGACATCTTTGCCCGGCTGGACCGGGAGCCGGAACCGCCGAAGATAGAGATCCCGCGGATGAGCCGCACCCGTCTCGCCCTCTTCGGCGGGACGTTGGTGTTCTATCTCGCCATCGTCGTGGCCGTGCTTGCCCCGACCTGGCTGGTGATCATCGACTGGAAGGTCATGCTCTTCCGGCCCTATCAGCAGTGGCCGGAGCTGCACGCCTTTCTCGACTACTTCGTGGTGCTCGGCCAGCGCGGGCCTACGGCCGTGATGGTGGCGGCCTGGCTGGGCTGGCGCTCCTGGCGCCAGCACACCCTGCGCCCCCTGCTCGCGCTCGGCGCCTCGCTGCTGCTGCTCAACGCGACGGTTGGCGCCGTCAAGATCGGTCTCGGCCGCCTCGGCCCCCACTACGCGACGCAGATCGGTTCCGCCGAACTCTTCGCCGGCGGCGATATATTTCCCTCCGGGCATACCGCGAACGCGGTCGTGACCTGGGGAATCCTGGCGTATCTGGCCACCACTCCGCGAGCCAGACGCTATCTGTCGGCGGTCTCGGCGGTGGTCTCCCTCGGTGTCGGCCTCACGACCGTCTATCTCGGTACGCACTGGCTGAGCGATGTGCTGCTCGGCTGGGCAGCCGGACTGCTGATTCTGCTCGCCCTGCCCTGGTGCGAGCCGCTGATCGGCCGTGCGGAGGCCTGGATCCTCTCGCTGCGCGAGCAGTGGCGTGCGCGCCGTCGGCTCGCTCCTTCGCTGCCGGTCGCGGCCGGTGGTCCGAGGCCCTCGATGTTCCCGCAGCGCGGGGCCGGGCAGGACGAGGGTCAGAGCCGCGAGCCGGTGGCCGCAGGCGGCGGCACCCGGCCGCCGTCCAGCTCGAGGACGACGACGCAGCTCACGCAGCCGCGGTCGCACGCGGTGCGCTCCGAGCGGATGCCGATCACTCCGTCCGGCAGCCGCCGTCCGCCGACCTCACGGCCGGCCACGGGCGGCTGA
- a CDS encoding cell division protein SepF translates to MGSVRKASAWLGLVEDSDERYYDDEYAEGAETGEAWVTDPRVRVASESAQEQGRRIATVSPDSFRDARAIGELFRDGVPVIVNLTSMEPSDAKRVVDFAAGLTFGLRGSIERVATRVFLLSPADTQVVSGEAAGRSTQDGFFNQS, encoded by the coding sequence ATGGGTTCGGTGCGCAAGGCGAGCGCCTGGCTGGGACTCGTCGAGGACAGTGACGAGCGTTACTACGACGACGAGTACGCCGAGGGCGCGGAGACGGGCGAAGCGTGGGTCACCGACCCCCGGGTGCGCGTGGCTTCCGAGTCCGCCCAGGAGCAGGGCCGCCGGATCGCGACGGTCTCCCCGGACAGCTTCCGGGACGCCCGTGCCATCGGCGAGCTGTTCCGGGACGGCGTCCCGGTCATCGTGAACCTGACGTCCATGGAGCCCAGCGACGCAAAGCGGGTGGTGGACTTCGCCGCGGGACTGACCTTCGGCCTGCGCGGCTCGATCGAGCGCGTCGCCACCCGGGTCTTCCTGCTGAGCCCCGCCGACACCCAGGTGGTCAGCGGGGAGGCCGCAGGCCGTTCCACTCAGGACGGTTTCTTCAACCAGAGCTGA
- a CDS encoding DUF5685 family protein: MFGIVRPCTHRLTDGLKAEWMAHLCGLCLALRSDHGQFARVVTNYDGLIVSVLTEAQAERTPAERRIAGPCPLRAMRTAPVARGEGARLAAAVSLVLASAKVRDHVADRDGVLARKPVAAAARRVAAGWDRAGARTGAELGFDTAVLLDAIDRQTGIESLAGPGTPLLTVTEPTETATAAAFAHTAVLAGRPENVAPLAEAGKLFGRLAHLLDAVEDREADAASGAWNPLTATGTSLAEARRLADDAVHGVRLALRDARFADDRLVHVLLAHELRTSVNRAFRTTTCSHQGYGAPQPPQHGNPYQGGGYGPYGSNNPYGGGNPGVPGGPGGPGGPGGLPPQFGGEPPKPKKRGFLAGCAVFTGLFCTCQICCAKEYEGPWSRKKREGCCRDCDCSNCDCSGCDCCCPCDGC, translated from the coding sequence GTGTTCGGAATCGTCAGACCATGCACTCACCGGCTCACGGACGGCCTCAAGGCCGAGTGGATGGCCCATCTCTGCGGGCTCTGCCTGGCACTTCGCTCCGACCACGGCCAGTTCGCCAGGGTCGTCACCAACTACGACGGCCTGATCGTCTCGGTTCTGACGGAGGCTCAGGCCGAACGCACCCCCGCCGAACGGCGCATCGCGGGCCCCTGCCCGCTGCGCGCCATGCGTACCGCGCCCGTCGCCCGGGGCGAGGGCGCGCGCCTGGCGGCGGCCGTGTCGCTGGTGCTGGCGTCGGCGAAGGTACGGGACCACGTGGCCGACCGGGACGGGGTGTTGGCCCGCAAGCCGGTGGCCGCCGCGGCGCGCCGGGTCGCCGCGGGCTGGGACCGGGCCGGGGCACGCACCGGCGCCGAGCTCGGCTTCGACACGGCGGTGCTGCTCGACGCCATCGACCGGCAGACCGGGATCGAGTCCCTGGCCGGTCCTGGCACCCCGCTGCTGACCGTCACCGAACCGACCGAGACGGCGACCGCGGCAGCCTTCGCACACACCGCCGTACTTGCCGGAAGGCCGGAGAACGTGGCGCCGCTCGCCGAGGCCGGCAAGCTCTTCGGACGGCTGGCACATCTGCTGGATGCCGTGGAGGACAGGGAAGCTGACGCAGCGTCGGGTGCCTGGAACCCGCTGACCGCGACCGGCACCTCGCTGGCCGAGGCACGCCGGCTCGCCGACGACGCGGTGCACGGAGTGCGCCTCGCACTGCGCGACGCACGCTTCGCCGACGACAGGCTGGTGCATGTGCTGCTCGCCCACGAGCTGCGTACCTCGGTGAACCGTGCGTTCCGCACGACGACCTGCTCGCACCAGGGGTACGGCGCGCCACAGCCGCCCCAGCACGGAAATCCGTACCAGGGCGGCGGCTACGGCCCTTACGGCTCGAACAACCCCTACGGCGGCGGCAACCCGGGAGTGCCCGGCGGGCCCGGCGGGCCCGGCGGCCCCGGTGGGCTGCCTCCGCAGTTCGGCGGTGAACCGCCGAAGCCCAAGAAGCGCGGCTTCCTGGCCGGCTGCGCGGTCTTCACCGGGCTGTTCTGCACCTGCCAGATCTGCTGTGCCAAGGAGTACGAGGGCCCCTGGTCCCGCAAGAAGCGCGAGGGCTGCTGCCGCGACTGCGACTGTTCCAACTGCGATTGTTCCGGCTGCGACTGCTGCTGCCCCTGCGACGGCTGCTGA
- a CDS encoding I78 family peptidase inhibitor, producing MVPTPTPPAQPDDAAEAYVGLAAEDAEQLARERGWTTVRALPPGAIITMEYLMGRLNFEVEGGTVIRCWPG from the coding sequence ATGGTTCCCACACCGACTCCTCCCGCACAGCCCGACGATGCCGCCGAGGCGTATGTCGGACTCGCCGCCGAGGACGCCGAGCAACTGGCCCGCGAGCGCGGCTGGACCACCGTCAGAGCGCTGCCGCCGGGCGCGATCATCACCATGGAGTACCTGATGGGCCGGCTCAACTTCGAGGTGGAGGGCGGCACCGTCATCCGCTGCTGGCCAGGCTGA
- a CDS encoding MFS transporter: MSGTTTAGARLRAVGGGANRWVVLVVLCISLLLVALDATVLHVAVPAVTEDLRPSGVELLWIVDAYPLICAALLILFGTLGDRVGCRRVLLIGYGIFGAASAVAALATNPEVLIGARALLGVGGAMIMPATLSILRAVFPDRRERAMAIGMWTAVAAVGAATGPVLGGFLVEHFWWGSVFLINIPLMALILPIGRWLLPESRGGADGPWDVLGALMAAGGVLGAVLGVKRLGAGDTVLDVRTVGPLLLGGVLLALFVRRQKRREHPLIDMRMFARVAFSTSVGCIVLAMLALVGLELIAVQYLQLILGLSPLETGLRLLPLTFAAMAAGATGSHTLHRIGPRRMVGWGFVLTAAAVLLLTLMGQHDRPWLLTTGFVFLGFGLQTTLFAAYESMLSEAPPDQAGGAAAIGETSYQLGAGMGIALLGSVMNAAYAPSLVNLTGVPGSASSAAAHSLGEAYQVADRLGGASGELLRTTARHSFVNGLHVTLLVSAGLLMLGALAALRLPRVMECATVEKCPKPRRPEVSLPASRRPAEATGSGRTAR, encoded by the coding sequence ATGTCCGGGACGACCACGGCCGGAGCACGGCTGCGTGCCGTCGGCGGCGGTGCCAACCGCTGGGTCGTCCTTGTCGTCCTCTGTATCAGTCTTCTGCTGGTCGCCCTCGACGCGACCGTGCTGCATGTCGCCGTCCCCGCCGTCACCGAGGACCTCCGCCCCAGCGGCGTCGAGCTGCTGTGGATCGTGGACGCGTACCCCCTCATCTGTGCCGCGCTGCTGATCCTCTTCGGCACTCTCGGTGACCGGGTCGGCTGCCGCCGTGTCCTGCTGATCGGCTACGGAATCTTCGGCGCCGCCTCCGCGGTCGCCGCCCTCGCCACCAACCCCGAGGTGCTGATCGGGGCGCGCGCCCTGCTCGGCGTCGGCGGCGCGATGATCATGCCCGCGACGCTCTCGATCCTCCGCGCGGTCTTCCCGGACCGGCGGGAGCGGGCGATGGCGATCGGCATGTGGACCGCGGTCGCCGCGGTCGGCGCCGCCACCGGACCCGTACTCGGCGGCTTTCTCGTCGAGCACTTCTGGTGGGGCTCGGTCTTCCTGATCAACATTCCGCTGATGGCACTGATCCTGCCGATAGGCCGCTGGCTGCTCCCCGAGTCCAGGGGCGGCGCCGACGGACCCTGGGACGTGCTCGGCGCGCTGATGGCGGCAGGCGGAGTGCTCGGCGCGGTCCTCGGCGTGAAGCGGCTGGGCGCCGGCGATACGGTCCTCGACGTCAGAACGGTCGGCCCGCTGCTGCTCGGCGGTGTGCTGCTCGCCCTGTTCGTACGGCGGCAGAAGCGCCGTGAGCACCCGCTGATCGATATGCGGATGTTCGCCAGGGTCGCCTTCTCCACCTCCGTCGGCTGCATCGTGCTCGCCATGCTGGCGCTGGTCGGCCTGGAGCTGATCGCCGTCCAGTATCTGCAGCTGATCCTCGGGCTCAGCCCGCTGGAGACCGGTCTGCGGCTGCTGCCGCTGACCTTCGCCGCGATGGCTGCCGGCGCCACCGGCTCGCACACGCTGCACCGGATCGGCCCGCGCCGGATGGTCGGCTGGGGCTTCGTCCTGACCGCCGCCGCGGTGCTGCTGCTGACCCTGATGGGACAGCACGACCGGCCGTGGCTGCTCACCACGGGCTTCGTATTCCTCGGCTTCGGGCTGCAGACCACGCTGTTCGCCGCGTACGAGTCGATGCTCAGCGAGGCTCCGCCGGACCAGGCGGGCGGCGCGGCCGCGATCGGCGAGACCTCCTACCAACTCGGTGCGGGCATGGGGATAGCCCTGCTCGGCAGCGTCATGAACGCGGCCTACGCGCCATCGCTCGTCAACCTCACGGGCGTCCCCGGCTCGGCGAGCTCCGCCGCGGCCCACTCGCTGGGCGAGGCCTACCAGGTGGCGGACCGGCTGGGAGGTGCCTCCGGAGAGTTGCTGCGCACCACCGCCCGTCACTCCTTCGTCAACGGCCTCCATGTCACGCTCCTGGTCAGCGCGGGCCTGCTGATGCTCGGCGCGCTCGCCGCGCTGCGGCTGCCACGGGTGATGGAGTGCGCGACGGTCGAGAAGTGCCCGAAGCCCAGGCGCCCGGAAGTCTCGCTGCCGGCAAGCCGCCGGCCCGCCGAGGCAACCGGGTCTGGACGCACGGCACGCTGA